Proteins from a genomic interval of Corynebacterium freiburgense:
- a CDS encoding undecaprenyl-diphosphate phosphatase, with protein MSWIQIIVLSIVQGLTEFLPISSSGHLRIISQLFWGQDAGASFTAVIQLGTELAVLVYFAKDIFHIVVGWFRGLLNKEHRGFEYRMGWMVIVGTLPVVILGVIGKDPIRENLRNLWITATVLVLFSFVFLIAEKYGSKKRNYEDLTMRDAVIMGLAQCLALIPGVSRSGGTISAGLFVGLNREVAARFSFLLAIPAVFGAGIFSLPDAFAPQAGQAATGLQLLVGSVIAFIVGYASIAWLLKFVASNSFAWFAAYRIPVGLAVMGLLATGVVSAS; from the coding sequence ATGAGCTGGATTCAAATCATCGTCTTATCTATTGTTCAGGGGCTCACAGAGTTCCTGCCTATTAGCTCATCTGGCCATCTCCGCATTATTTCTCAGCTTTTTTGGGGTCAGGACGCGGGTGCTTCGTTTACTGCTGTAATCCAATTGGGTACGGAACTCGCCGTCCTTGTATATTTTGCTAAAGATATCTTCCATATCGTTGTCGGTTGGTTTCGCGGCTTGTTAAACAAGGAACATCGTGGATTTGAATACCGCATGGGTTGGATGGTGATCGTAGGCACGTTACCGGTGGTGATTCTTGGCGTAATCGGCAAAGATCCTATTCGAGAGAACCTTAGAAACCTATGGATCACCGCCACTGTGTTGGTGTTGTTCTCATTTGTCTTTTTAATCGCCGAAAAATACGGATCAAAAAAGCGTAACTATGAAGACCTCACTATGCGGGATGCGGTCATTATGGGGCTCGCGCAATGCCTCGCATTAATTCCAGGTGTTTCTCGTTCTGGGGGCACGATTTCAGCCGGATTGTTTGTTGGTTTAAACCGTGAAGTAGCGGCACGGTTTAGCTTCTTACTTGCTATTCCTGCAGTCTTTGGTGCCGGTATTTTCTCACTCCCAGATGCATTTGCACCACAAGCCGGTCAGGCGGCAACCGGCCTGCAATTACTGGTAGGTAGTGTGATTGCATTCATTGTGGGCTATGCATCTATTGCATGGCTATTAAAGTTCGTGGCAAGTAATTCCTTTGCATGGTTTGCCGCCTATCGTATTCCGGTCGGGTTAGCAGTTATGGGGCTATTGGCAACAGGAGTAGTGAGCGCAAGTTAA
- a CDS encoding aldo/keto reductase has protein sequence MREQTVGASGLRVSRLGLGTSTWTTVDRAQPVFERFLNAGGTLVDVNPATEPILGALMNNIDRDLVVISAGAGVNPALPLGRRVDCSRRSLMSGLDQTLKNLGTDYIDLWSVGFWDPKTPAAEVADTLDWAVRTGRVRYAGVRSYMAWQLAVAAAKAEIPLVAAQTEYSLLVRRAEEELIPAAQHLGVGVFAGAPLAQGVLTGKYRTGIPRDSRGASVDRDAEVQGYLDARASIIVEALVTAAEGLGTTPAAVATAWAREKVAAVIVGARTPEQWDEIYASEGLTVPRAIRAALDDISL, from the coding sequence GTGAGAGAACAAACCGTGGGTGCAAGTGGGCTTCGTGTTTCCCGTCTAGGACTGGGTACTTCGACGTGGACAACGGTTGACAGGGCACAACCAGTATTTGAAAGATTCCTCAATGCGGGGGGAACTTTGGTTGATGTCAACCCAGCAACAGAGCCGATTTTGGGCGCGCTCATGAACAATATTGATCGGGATCTTGTAGTAATTTCGGCGGGCGCCGGCGTGAATCCTGCATTGCCGTTAGGACGCCGCGTTGATTGTTCTCGCCGTAGCCTCATGTCAGGCCTAGACCAGACTCTTAAAAACCTAGGTACGGATTACATAGATCTGTGGAGTGTAGGGTTTTGGGACCCCAAAACCCCCGCAGCCGAAGTTGCTGACACCCTAGATTGGGCGGTTCGCACCGGTAGGGTCCGCTACGCCGGTGTGCGCAGCTATATGGCTTGGCAATTAGCCGTTGCTGCCGCCAAGGCCGAGATTCCTTTAGTTGCCGCCCAGACGGAATATAGTTTGCTTGTGCGACGCGCCGAAGAAGAATTAATACCGGCAGCCCAGCATTTGGGTGTCGGGGTGTTTGCAGGTGCACCGCTAGCACAAGGTGTTCTTACCGGAAAGTATCGCACAGGCATTCCCAGGGATTCCCGCGGCGCATCCGTTGATCGAGATGCGGAAGTTCAAGGTTATTTAGATGCGCGCGCTTCCATTATTGTCGAGGCGCTTGTTACCGCAGCGGAAGGTTTAGGTACCACTCCCGCCGCCGTGGCCACGGCATGGGCCAGGGAAAAAGTTGCGGCGGTGATTGTTGGCGCCCGTACCCCCGAACAGTGGGACGAAATTTATGCGAGTGAGGGGTTAACTGTGCCACGGGCCATACGTGCAGCTTTAGACGATATCTCCTTGTAG
- a CDS encoding YncE family protein has translation MNMRGTVALLALVLTGCSTVETLNKSEEQAAVMGNATPAASPDANPDGKTQKIGASDIAIAGTTVASRDKTTLRFGSLTDLSATELTIDSACGELTATDNTFVLPCAEKVFLIDAANPTLDTSVSGDKPFTTAVLTSDGTVIAGGSDRGDVTIFSNNETKTLALGRRSDQLVRTPSDSIAVVDREQTSIQGVLWQKPEPGAALRVGLGVGKVAPGDNDVVFAADTTADQLAVYTLDSVIRLHQTAPVADSPWDLAWDPTNDVVWVASTGTNTITAYGIETGVPEAKGTLKTISNVRSVEFSADGTLLIGSETELQTIDADTVKNALK, from the coding sequence GTGAATATGCGAGGAACAGTGGCACTGCTAGCACTTGTGCTTACGGGGTGCTCAACCGTGGAAACACTCAATAAAAGCGAAGAACAAGCCGCAGTGATGGGCAATGCCACGCCTGCTGCCTCACCGGATGCCAACCCCGACGGTAAAACCCAGAAAATCGGTGCCAGTGACATTGCAATCGCGGGCACCACGGTAGCGTCGCGCGATAAGACCACTCTGCGCTTCGGTTCTCTAACCGACCTTTCTGCAACCGAACTCACCATTGATTCCGCGTGCGGAGAACTCACCGCCACCGATAACACATTCGTCCTCCCCTGTGCCGAAAAAGTGTTCCTTATCGACGCCGCGAACCCTACGCTCGACACGTCCGTTTCCGGCGACAAACCATTCACTACTGCAGTACTTACTTCCGATGGAACGGTTATTGCCGGAGGATCCGACCGCGGCGACGTCACGATCTTTAGCAACAACGAAACGAAAACCCTCGCACTTGGCCGGCGATCGGATCAACTTGTTCGCACCCCAAGCGATTCCATTGCTGTAGTAGACCGCGAACAAACATCGATCCAAGGTGTGTTGTGGCAGAAACCTGAACCTGGTGCTGCATTGCGGGTGGGTCTGGGCGTCGGAAAGGTCGCCCCAGGCGACAACGATGTTGTATTCGCCGCAGACACTACCGCCGACCAACTGGCTGTCTATACTCTTGATTCGGTCATTCGTTTGCACCAAACAGCACCCGTAGCAGATAGCCCATGGGACCTCGCCTGGGATCCCACCAATGACGTAGTTTGGGTAGCTTCAACCGGCACCAATACCATCACCGCATACGGTATTGAAACTGGTGTGCCCGAAGCAAAAGGCACGCTCAAAACCATTTCAAATGTTCGATCAGTTGAATTCAGCGCCGATGGAACCCTCCTAATCGGCAGCGAAACCGAACTCCAAACCATCGATGCCGACACCGTGAAAAACGCACTGAAATAG
- a CDS encoding quinone-dependent dihydroorotate dehydrogenase, translating to MAHPFREKAYEAALKGMFMLRPERIHHLMTDGLGVLQFAWPTHRALNKLLPVHDPILSQTVFGVTFPRPLGLAAGFDKNATAPDVWTPIGFGYAELGTVTASPQPGNPTPRLFRLPKDKAILNRMGFNNEGAAEVAENLRRRRTDDIIGINIGKTKVVPADRAVDDYRRSARFLGNLADYLVVNVSSPNTPGLRDLQAVESLRPILTAVQETTTVPVLVKIAPDLSDEDVDAVADLALELGLAGIVATNTTISRENLATDPAEVTAMGDGGISGPPVAERSLQILKRLHDRVGNKLVLISVGGITTPQQAWERIAHGATLLQGYTGLIYGGPDWIRDIHLGIADQLRAHGFTNISQAIGCGLPWK from the coding sequence ATGGCACACCCATTCCGCGAAAAAGCTTACGAAGCTGCCCTTAAAGGCATGTTTATGCTGCGCCCCGAACGCATTCACCACCTTATGACCGACGGTCTCGGAGTCCTACAATTTGCCTGGCCAACACATCGCGCACTTAATAAACTCCTCCCCGTCCACGACCCAATACTTTCCCAAACTGTCTTTGGCGTCACCTTCCCTCGCCCACTCGGACTCGCAGCAGGATTCGATAAAAACGCAACCGCACCCGATGTATGGACCCCCATCGGATTCGGATACGCCGAACTCGGCACCGTTACCGCTTCCCCCCAACCTGGAAACCCAACTCCTCGACTTTTCCGGCTCCCAAAAGACAAAGCCATCCTGAATCGAATGGGCTTTAATAACGAAGGCGCCGCTGAAGTGGCAGAAAACCTCCGAAGGCGTCGAACCGACGACATTATTGGCATTAATATTGGCAAAACTAAAGTTGTGCCTGCTGATCGAGCCGTAGACGATTACCGACGCTCGGCACGATTCCTTGGCAATCTTGCAGACTACCTCGTAGTCAACGTGTCCTCCCCCAATACGCCGGGACTTCGAGACCTCCAAGCAGTAGAATCACTCCGCCCAATACTTACCGCCGTACAAGAAACCACTACCGTTCCTGTACTCGTAAAAATCGCCCCAGATCTCAGCGACGAAGACGTAGACGCAGTAGCCGATTTAGCCTTAGAACTTGGGCTCGCCGGAATCGTAGCAACCAATACCACAATTTCACGCGAAAACCTCGCTACTGATCCCGCCGAAGTCACAGCCATGGGAGACGGCGGAATCTCCGGCCCACCGGTAGCCGAACGAAGCCTCCAAATACTCAAACGACTCCATGACCGTGTAGGCAATAAACTCGTGCTTATCAGTGTTGGCGGAATTACCACCCCACAGCAAGCATGGGAACGAATCGCGCACGGCGCAACACTTCTCCAAGGCTATACCGGACTCATCTACGGAGGACCCGACTGGATTCGCGATATCCACCTTGGCATTGCCGACCAACTACGCGCCCACGGATTCACCAATATTTCCCAAGCGATTGGTTGTGGGCTTCCCTGGAAATAA
- a CDS encoding YbhB/YbcL family Raf kinase inhibitor-like protein, producing MSTYIDPRFPGPDPYEAMPKPTFPIHSDDITDGDELPKGDISPHLSWTAPEGTKSIAITCFDPDAPTASGFWHWAAFNIPANISEIPRGAGTLEDLGIDGVITLKGDSGIRGFYGPNPPAGHAPHRYLFAVHAVDVEKLDIDPEATPTVLGFNLFFHSLGRAIVWGWHENK from the coding sequence ATGAGCACTTATATCGATCCACGATTCCCAGGGCCCGACCCGTACGAAGCAATGCCAAAGCCAACGTTTCCAATCCACTCTGACGACATCACAGATGGAGACGAACTTCCTAAGGGTGACATTTCCCCTCATCTAAGCTGGACCGCACCAGAAGGTACGAAGTCCATTGCCATTACATGCTTTGATCCCGATGCGCCTACAGCATCTGGCTTCTGGCATTGGGCAGCCTTTAATATTCCCGCAAACATCAGCGAAATCCCGAGGGGCGCAGGCACCCTCGAAGACCTAGGCATTGATGGAGTGATCACACTCAAGGGTGATTCCGGCATTCGCGGCTTCTACGGCCCGAATCCTCCGGCAGGACACGCGCCACATCGCTATCTATTTGCCGTACACGCAGTCGATGTCGAAAAACTCGACATCGACCCCGAAGCTACCCCCACTGTGCTGGGATTCAACCTGTTCTTCCACTCCTTAGGCAGAGCTATTGTTTGGGGTTGGCACGAGAATAAGTAA
- a CDS encoding ABC transporter ATP-binding protein, producing the protein MKVDSLAPASFRDSVRFLAELPSRPNTRWLITTTVVFGVLIVSMVGASSILGRSVDVVDQPSTFISYLVVVAGLMLLETACRSIAGYLYQSKARIMSVELRRACLSASLRAPVPQIMELGTGNIITRLTKDIDTTVRVFQAIGVRLTLTLLMFPFTVLALGLIHWSYIIVFVLIAILMYPVTRQVTADMPEASNIVSSQEAKRNNILLDTIRGLPTIRALKLERWALDRMEATSWGAVEAYGNRIPLFTRLLGNANFAYGALTICCLALSVWMSFHGYISVGEASAAVVLVSRMEIHVFNVMFFAGEIQYAITCLGRAVSLASLYPGEQPEEPEDCITPPDVEIDSLSYAYPGGSPILSNLTLTLNAGSITALVGASGAGKSTLAALIAGLQEPNAGAVRIGGVDTRAVPDTWTARQVSLVDQQVHIFSGTLRDDLRMASPVADEVLLDALEAVGLHGATFERWFPEGLDTRIGAGAEDLAPEVQQQISLARMILRDPPVLILDEATSEAGSESARVLEQAATKVAKGRTSLVVAHRLDQAMLADRILLMEDGRIIEDGTHDELVALGGKYADLFERWNNPVQKES; encoded by the coding sequence ATGAAGGTAGATTCGCTTGCTCCGGCGTCATTTCGGGATTCAGTTCGGTTTCTAGCTGAGCTACCAAGCCGACCCAATACACGCTGGCTTATCACAACCACCGTTGTGTTTGGTGTGCTAATCGTGTCTATGGTGGGTGCCTCCTCAATTTTGGGTCGCAGCGTAGATGTGGTTGATCAACCATCCACATTCATTTCGTACCTGGTTGTGGTTGCGGGATTAATGCTGCTCGAAACTGCATGTCGATCTATTGCCGGCTACTTGTATCAGTCAAAAGCTCGGATAATGAGCGTTGAATTACGGCGTGCATGCCTTTCGGCATCATTAAGGGCGCCAGTTCCACAGATTATGGAATTGGGTACCGGAAATATTATTACGCGATTGACAAAAGATATAGATACGACGGTTCGAGTATTCCAAGCAATTGGTGTGCGTCTTACTTTGACGCTGCTTATGTTTCCTTTTACCGTCTTGGCTTTAGGGCTTATCCACTGGTCCTATATTATTGTCTTTGTATTAATCGCTATTTTAATGTATCCAGTAACGCGTCAAGTTACTGCTGATATGCCGGAAGCCTCGAATATTGTATCGTCGCAGGAAGCGAAACGAAACAATATTTTGCTCGATACAATTCGCGGATTACCGACAATACGTGCATTAAAACTTGAGCGTTGGGCGCTCGACCGAATGGAAGCGACCAGTTGGGGAGCGGTCGAGGCATATGGCAATAGAATTCCCCTATTTACACGATTATTAGGAAACGCAAATTTTGCCTATGGTGCATTAACAATCTGTTGTTTGGCGCTTTCAGTGTGGATGTCGTTTCATGGATATATTTCTGTTGGTGAGGCTAGTGCGGCAGTCGTATTGGTAAGCCGCATGGAAATACATGTGTTTAATGTGATGTTTTTTGCTGGCGAAATCCAATACGCAATCACGTGTTTAGGCCGTGCAGTATCCTTAGCGAGTTTGTATCCAGGTGAACAACCTGAAGAACCGGAGGATTGTATCACGCCACCGGACGTGGAAATAGATTCATTGTCCTATGCATATCCGGGTGGTTCACCGATTTTAAGCAACCTGACACTGACATTGAATGCAGGTTCAATTACAGCTTTGGTTGGTGCTTCAGGCGCTGGCAAATCAACCCTTGCGGCCTTAATTGCAGGATTACAGGAACCGAATGCTGGTGCGGTGCGCATTGGGGGCGTCGATACGCGTGCAGTGCCTGACACGTGGACTGCGCGCCAGGTATCTCTAGTAGATCAGCAAGTGCACATATTTTCGGGAACACTGCGAGATGACCTGCGGATGGCATCACCTGTAGCAGATGAAGTGCTTCTCGACGCCCTGGAAGCTGTCGGGCTCCACGGGGCTACATTCGAACGTTGGTTCCCGGAAGGTCTTGATACCCGCATTGGTGCTGGCGCAGAAGATCTGGCACCTGAAGTGCAGCAACAAATTTCACTTGCCCGTATGATTCTCAGAGATCCACCAGTACTGATCTTGGATGAAGCGACAAGCGAAGCAGGATCCGAAAGTGCACGAGTACTCGAACAGGCTGCTACTAAAGTTGCCAAAGGACGCACGTCACTAGTGGTTGCGCATCGGCTCGATCAAGCAATGCTTGCCGACCGAATTTTACTTATGGAAGACGGCCGTATTATCGAGGACGGAACCCACGATGAGCTAGTCGCTTTGGGCGGAAAATACGCGGATCTCTTCGAACGTTGGAATAATCCGGTACAAAAGGAATCATGA
- a CDS encoding ABC transporter transmembrane domain-containing protein, with the protein MPTWSWAVPKEPPPRETVLGKASKPSALTWKMLWTQPTLSVLAAVLGILHSALGALVSKVLGSVTDTVFGQASLDAIMWPALTIAGILVLIWLVEANSDAFMEIAQVRSVHSLRLELTRLLTQSSPKTLTPGEVLNTVDEDSTQLGDLKELLSFPMFMVGFLIGSALVIVPISWQIAVLLPLGGLVTAWGSSLTAKPISKVSGQRRAAESEAVSLATDFAQGSRVLKGMGAIEASEARFDAAVEHSLSIMLTDARTVAYTSFLRQLVPVLFIFGILGYAGWLLLQGDISRGDLITITLLVPPSLQVLGFALGFTTEYWARGSAASERVLKLIDDLNNEREEFPYIEQPSVGLEVWAPQTTEGREAANARANALVFHHNALFPPHSVSVFEGTLEDNVGSPSGLEAAHCDDIIRRLGGYGPHGELPDAPIGEAGLNLSGGQRQRVALARVLAKDPAILVLDEPTTGLDAVTLQKVAINVSKLRKDRRTVVITNSRAWQAVADRVLDDGDLL; encoded by the coding sequence ATGCCCACTTGGTCCTGGGCGGTACCGAAAGAACCACCGCCTAGAGAGACGGTGCTGGGCAAAGCATCAAAGCCTTCAGCATTAACGTGGAAGATGCTGTGGACTCAGCCAACACTTTCGGTGCTGGCTGCCGTATTGGGGATCTTGCATTCGGCGCTCGGTGCATTAGTTTCTAAGGTGCTTGGCTCTGTTACCGATACGGTGTTTGGTCAGGCATCGCTGGATGCCATTATGTGGCCCGCACTGACTATCGCAGGAATTCTAGTCCTTATCTGGTTGGTTGAGGCCAATTCGGATGCTTTTATGGAAATTGCCCAAGTGCGTAGCGTGCATTCATTACGGCTGGAATTAACGCGCTTGCTTACACAATCGTCGCCAAAAACCCTCACACCTGGTGAAGTACTCAATACGGTAGATGAAGATTCAACACAACTTGGTGACTTAAAAGAGTTATTGAGCTTCCCGATGTTTATGGTGGGCTTTCTAATTGGCTCAGCATTGGTAATTGTGCCGATTTCATGGCAGATTGCGGTGCTGCTGCCACTCGGTGGCTTAGTGACGGCGTGGGGGTCGTCATTAACAGCAAAGCCAATCTCAAAAGTGTCTGGGCAACGAAGGGCGGCGGAATCGGAAGCAGTTTCTTTGGCTACAGATTTTGCGCAAGGTAGTCGGGTGCTCAAAGGTATGGGTGCTATTGAAGCCAGCGAAGCTCGCTTCGATGCCGCTGTCGAACATTCTTTAAGCATTATGCTGACAGACGCACGTACGGTCGCCTATACGTCGTTTCTGCGCCAGCTTGTTCCCGTTTTGTTTATCTTTGGCATTCTTGGATATGCAGGGTGGCTATTGCTGCAAGGTGATATCAGCCGTGGCGACTTGATTACTATTACGCTCCTCGTGCCACCATCATTGCAGGTTCTAGGCTTCGCATTGGGCTTTACCACAGAGTACTGGGCGCGCGGATCTGCCGCTTCAGAGCGGGTACTTAAGCTTATTGATGATTTAAATAATGAGCGGGAAGAATTCCCATACATTGAACAACCATCGGTTGGGCTAGAAGTTTGGGCTCCGCAAACTACGGAAGGTAGAGAGGCCGCAAATGCCAGAGCAAACGCACTGGTTTTTCATCATAATGCTTTGTTTCCTCCACATTCCGTCTCGGTATTCGAGGGGACGCTTGAGGATAATGTTGGCTCCCCGAGTGGACTCGAAGCGGCACATTGCGATGATATTATCCGCAGACTCGGTGGATATGGGCCACATGGGGAGCTTCCTGATGCACCAATTGGTGAGGCTGGCCTAAATCTTTCTGGGGGCCAACGGCAACGGGTTGCATTGGCTCGCGTACTGGCAAAGGATCCGGCAATTCTGGTTTTGGACGAACCAACCACCGGACTGGACGCGGTAACACTGCAGAAAGTTGCAATAAATGTTTCAAAATTACGTAAAGACCGCCGCACGGTGGTGATTACAAATTCACGGGCTTGGCAAGCAGTTGCGGACCGCGTATTAGATGATGGGGATTTGCTATGA
- a CDS encoding SDR family NAD(P)-dependent oxidoreductase, with amino-acid sequence MTEHSLPKALVTGGSSGIGRAIVERLATMGFSVVFTWHTRQDKADELIAKLERQGHSASAIQADIRTPELVQDAISRLAHLGPFQVIVNNAAATSKYGPITETSLDSWMETITSCATAPFLIIQAFGPHMPNGGSIINISTMNTVLPMPGLAAYCAGKSALEALTEVAAKELAPRGITVNAIRPGATDTEGQRAANTDPAMREQIIAMTPMGRFGNPSDIANVVAFFAGPDSRWVTGQCLSVSGGM; translated from the coding sequence ATGACAGAACATTCTTTACCAAAAGCGCTTGTTACAGGTGGTTCAAGCGGCATCGGTCGGGCAATTGTGGAACGCCTAGCTACTATGGGTTTTTCCGTGGTGTTTACGTGGCATACTCGGCAAGACAAAGCGGACGAGCTTATTGCCAAACTAGAAAGGCAAGGCCATTCAGCTTCCGCCATACAAGCAGATATTCGGACACCTGAATTGGTTCAAGATGCTATTAGCAGGCTTGCTCACCTTGGCCCATTCCAGGTGATTGTAAATAATGCAGCTGCTACATCAAAGTACGGTCCAATCACAGAGACATCACTGGATTCGTGGATGGAAACAATAACGTCATGTGCTACTGCCCCATTTTTGATTATTCAGGCGTTCGGACCACACATGCCAAACGGTGGTTCGATTATTAATATTTCAACAATGAATACAGTGTTACCTATGCCAGGACTTGCGGCCTATTGTGCCGGCAAGTCCGCATTGGAGGCATTAACCGAAGTGGCAGCGAAAGAATTGGCACCGCGTGGGATTACGGTCAATGCGATTCGCCCAGGAGCTACCGATACTGAGGGGCAGCGCGCCGCAAATACAGACCCAGCAATGCGGGAACAGATTATTGCAATGACACCAATGGGTCGCTTTGGGAACCCGTCCGATATTGCTAATGTGGTGGCGTTTTTCGCCGGACCAGATTCCCGTTGGGTAACCGGCCAATGTCTTAGCGTCTCCGGCGGCATGTAA
- a CDS encoding helix-turn-helix domain-containing protein: MHMFLVADTPFQKPDLLRSRIGDVLRQERKARGKTLEELAKRANVSPSHLSEIERGIKEASSEIIQSIHRSLGMELDDLLQRTIQRPDTQVFAVAA, encoded by the coding sequence ATGCATATGTTTCTTGTCGCCGATACCCCGTTTCAAAAGCCCGACTTGCTGCGAAGCCGTATCGGTGATGTTCTTCGCCAGGAGCGAAAAGCACGTGGAAAAACACTAGAGGAACTCGCAAAGCGAGCCAACGTATCGCCATCCCATCTTTCTGAAATCGAACGCGGGATAAAAGAAGCCTCATCGGAGATTATTCAAAGTATTCACCGGTCACTGGGGATGGAACTTGATGACTTACTTCAGCGAACAATTCAGCGGCCAGACACACAAGTATTCGCAGTTGCCGCGTAG
- a CDS encoding SDR family NAD(P)-dependent oxidoreductase encodes MMPIRPDELNICLKVLEQARLLDDQDPQSIQLQQAVSGLFKAVKKSRRAKARAQRKAADTAVLQSTATANPKRIDDETAGLPITPAKIALAPGEVATPHGFAGKLHRPQNCYVCKQPYTLVDSFHHQLCPECALENRRRREARVDLRGRRALLTGGRAKIGMYIALKLLRDGADLTVTTRFPKDAIRRFSVIDDSSEWLDRLHVIGIDLRDPVQVVSLADRLAEKPLDILINNAAQTVRRSPSAYSGLIDAEAAPLDGIENEVDYLAIGSAFEPRAIEANNTDRALAQVHAARLTALAMTGGSASIERIDDGTAIDAGGLIPDLVSHNSWTAKVGEIDPAELLEVQLCNSVAPFILINRLRPALEASSANRKYIVNVSAMEGVFHRGYKGPGHPHTNMAKAALNMLTRTSANELYSRGILMTAVDTGWITDERPHTAKERLAEAGFHAPLDLADGAARVYDPIVQGEHGVDLYGCFLKDYKPSPW; translated from the coding sequence ATCATGCCAATCCGTCCTGATGAGTTGAACATCTGTCTGAAAGTTTTGGAGCAAGCCAGGCTTTTAGACGATCAAGATCCCCAATCAATTCAACTCCAACAGGCGGTTAGCGGCCTATTTAAAGCAGTGAAAAAATCGCGCCGGGCGAAAGCGAGAGCGCAGCGAAAAGCTGCGGATACAGCGGTGCTTCAGTCCACTGCTACGGCCAACCCAAAGCGAATCGACGATGAAACTGCTGGACTTCCAATTACACCAGCCAAAATCGCCCTAGCCCCAGGGGAAGTTGCTACACCTCATGGTTTTGCTGGCAAACTTCACCGGCCCCAAAATTGTTATGTATGTAAGCAGCCATATACACTAGTCGATTCATTTCACCACCAACTGTGCCCAGAATGCGCGTTGGAGAATCGGCGGCGTCGAGAAGCACGAGTTGACCTCCGTGGGCGGCGTGCTTTGCTAACGGGTGGCCGCGCAAAAATTGGTATGTATATTGCGCTCAAATTGCTTCGCGACGGCGCCGACCTCACCGTTACCACGCGGTTTCCTAAAGATGCGATCCGGCGATTTAGTGTTATAGATGATTCGAGTGAGTGGTTGGATCGACTCCATGTCATTGGAATTGATTTGCGAGACCCTGTGCAGGTTGTTTCATTGGCGGATCGGCTTGCCGAAAAACCATTAGACATCCTTATAAATAACGCCGCCCAAACCGTACGACGCTCCCCTAGCGCTTACTCAGGCCTTATTGATGCGGAAGCAGCGCCGCTCGACGGAATAGAAAATGAAGTCGACTATCTAGCAATCGGAAGCGCGTTTGAACCACGGGCAATTGAGGCAAACAACACCGATCGAGCACTCGCTCAAGTTCACGCAGCTCGACTTACCGCCCTTGCTATGACCGGAGGCTCCGCATCAATAGAACGAATAGATGATGGGACCGCAATCGATGCCGGGGGCCTTATCCCCGATCTGGTGAGCCATAACTCTTGGACCGCAAAAGTAGGCGAAATCGACCCCGCCGAACTACTGGAAGTACAACTATGCAACTCCGTAGCGCCGTTTATACTGATCAACAGGCTGCGGCCCGCACTCGAAGCTTCCTCCGCAAACCGAAAATACATTGTGAATGTATCCGCAATGGAAGGCGTATTCCACCGAGGCTATAAAGGGCCCGGGCACCCACACACCAATATGGCAAAAGCAGCTCTTAATATGCTGACCAGAACATCCGCCAATGAACTTTATAGCCGTGGAATCCTTATGACAGCTGTAGACACTGGTTGGATAACCGATGAACGCCCCCATACCGCCAAAGAACGCCTAGCCGAGGCGGGATTCCACGCCCCACTCGATCTCGCCGACGGAGCCGCACGGGTCTACGACCCTATTGTTCAAGGTGAACACGGTGTAGACCTATATGGCTGCTTCCTAAAAGACTACAAACCAAGTCCGTGGTAA
- a CDS encoding VOC family protein: MAVLEHCALFVSDLEGSKQFYCRWFGAKANKKYHNPRTGLTTYFLTFEGGARLEIMSRPDITKPAGNQQLGYAHIAFTVGTRNDVDSLANELDKAGFTITSGPRTTGDGYYEAVVLDPEGNHVEFVAEEAQK; this comes from the coding sequence ATGGCGGTACTTGAGCACTGCGCACTTTTTGTCTCAGACCTTGAAGGCAGTAAACAATTCTACTGCCGTTGGTTTGGTGCAAAAGCCAATAAGAAATACCACAATCCGCGCACTGGCCTAACAACATACTTTCTTACATTTGAAGGAGGAGCGCGGTTGGAAATCATGTCCCGCCCGGATATCACCAAACCTGCAGGCAACCAGCAACTTGGATATGCTCATATCGCTTTTACTGTAGGAACACGTAATGATGTGGATTCCCTGGCAAATGAACTAGACAAAGCTGGTTTTACAATTACTAGCGGGCCTCGCACCACCGGAGACGGATACTACGAAGCCGTAGTACTCGACCCTGAAGGTAACCACGTGGAATTTGTGGCTGAAGAAGCCCAGAAATAG